In Micromonospora sp. WMMD980, the following are encoded in one genomic region:
- the sucB gene encoding 2-oxoglutarate dehydrogenase, E2 component, dihydrolipoamide succinyltransferase has product MPVSVTMPRLGESVTEGTVTRWLKQEGDTVEVDEPLLEVSTDKVDTEIPSPAAGVLSRIVVGEDETAEVGSELAVIAGEGEDAGSAAKEEVEPATEPTAAAEGTGPEPEQAAEAAAEPEAEAEQPAVEEPAQPAASSGEGTPVTMPALGESVTEGTVTRWLKQVGETVEVDEPLLEVSTDKVDTEIPSPVAGTVQEIKVAEDETADVGAVLAIVGAAGAAPAETKPEPKPEPKAEAKPEPKPEPKAEPKPAPKVEEPTPGMSYNEPSAEAEQATEPAKAEQAAQPAAPTPAPQRPSAPAQGGGEEAAGYVTPLVRKLAAEHGVELGSVNGTGVGGRIRKQDVLEAAEKAKAAQARPAAAEPAAAKAPAQPAAKPEPSAKRGTTEKLPRIRATIAKRMQQSLHETAQLTTVVEVDVTKVAKLRARAKDSFQAKHGVKLSFLPFFALAAIEALQTHPIIQASMDLDGGTITYPAAEHLGIAVDTERGLLVPVIHNAGDLNMGGIAKRIADLAERTRANKITPDEMAGATFTLTNTGSRGALFDTPIVPSPQSAMLGTGAVVKRPVVVNDPELGEVIAVRSMVYLAMSYDHRLIDGADAARFLTSVKERLEAGNFEAELGL; this is encoded by the coding sequence ATGCCGGTATCGGTCACCATGCCCCGGCTCGGCGAGAGCGTCACCGAGGGCACCGTCACGCGCTGGCTCAAGCAGGAGGGTGACACCGTCGAGGTCGACGAGCCCCTGCTGGAGGTGTCGACCGACAAGGTCGACACCGAGATCCCGTCGCCCGCGGCGGGCGTGCTGAGCCGGATCGTGGTCGGCGAGGACGAGACCGCCGAGGTCGGCAGCGAGCTGGCGGTCATCGCCGGCGAGGGCGAGGACGCGGGCAGCGCCGCCAAGGAGGAGGTGGAGCCGGCCACCGAGCCGACCGCCGCCGCCGAGGGCACCGGCCCCGAGCCGGAGCAGGCCGCCGAGGCCGCCGCGGAGCCCGAGGCCGAGGCCGAGCAGCCGGCCGTCGAGGAGCCGGCCCAGCCCGCCGCGTCGTCGGGCGAGGGCACCCCGGTGACCATGCCGGCCCTGGGCGAGAGCGTCACCGAGGGTACGGTCACCCGCTGGCTCAAGCAGGTCGGCGAGACCGTCGAGGTGGACGAGCCGCTGCTGGAGGTCTCCACCGACAAGGTGGACACCGAGATCCCGTCGCCGGTCGCCGGCACGGTTCAGGAGATCAAGGTCGCCGAGGACGAGACCGCCGACGTCGGCGCCGTGCTGGCGATCGTCGGGGCGGCCGGCGCCGCACCGGCCGAGACGAAGCCCGAACCGAAGCCCGAACCGAAGGCGGAGGCGAAGCCCGAGCCGAAGCCGGAGCCCAAGGCGGAGCCGAAGCCGGCGCCGAAGGTCGAGGAGCCCACCCCGGGCATGTCCTACAACGAGCCGTCCGCCGAGGCGGAGCAGGCCACCGAGCCGGCCAAGGCCGAGCAGGCCGCCCAGCCGGCCGCGCCGACCCCCGCGCCGCAGCGTCCGAGCGCCCCGGCCCAGGGTGGCGGCGAGGAGGCCGCCGGTTACGTGACGCCGCTGGTCCGCAAGCTCGCCGCCGAGCACGGCGTGGAGCTGGGCTCGGTCAACGGCACCGGTGTGGGTGGCCGGATCCGCAAGCAGGACGTGCTGGAGGCGGCCGAGAAGGCGAAGGCCGCCCAGGCCCGACCGGCCGCCGCGGAGCCCGCCGCCGCGAAGGCGCCGGCCCAGCCGGCCGCCAAGCCGGAGCCGAGCGCCAAGCGGGGCACCACGGAGAAGTTGCCGCGGATCCGGGCGACCATCGCCAAGCGGATGCAGCAGTCGCTGCACGAGACGGCGCAGCTGACCACGGTCGTCGAGGTCGACGTCACCAAGGTCGCCAAGCTGCGGGCCCGGGCCAAGGACTCGTTCCAGGCCAAGCACGGCGTGAAGCTGTCCTTCCTGCCGTTCTTCGCCCTGGCGGCGATCGAGGCGCTGCAGACCCACCCGATCATCCAGGCCAGCATGGACCTGGACGGCGGGACGATCACCTACCCGGCCGCCGAGCACCTGGGCATCGCCGTGGACACCGAGCGCGGGCTGCTCGTGCCGGTCATCCACAACGCCGGTGACCTGAACATGGGCGGGATCGCCAAGCGGATCGCCGACCTGGCCGAGCGCACCCGGGCCAACAAGATCACGCCGGACGAGATGGCCGGCGCGACGTTCACGCTGACCAACACCGGCAGCCGGGGCGCGCTGTTCGACACCCCGATCGTGCCGTCGCCGCAGTCGGCGATGCTCGGCACTGGCGCCGTGGTGAAGCGGCCGGTCGTGGTCAACGACCCGGAGCTGGGCGAGGTCATCGCGGTCCGGTCGATGGTCTACCTGGCCATGTCGTACGACCACCGACTGATCGACGGCGCCGACGCCGCCCGCTTCCTGACCTCGGTCAAGGAGCGGCTGGAGGCCGGCAACTTCGAGGCCGAGCTGGGTCTCTGA
- the lpdA gene encoding dihydrolipoyl dehydrogenase yields MSEPNDTTFDIVILGGGSGGYAAALRAAQLDLSVALVEKGKLGGTCLHNGCIPTKALLHAAEIADQTRESEQFGVKAELVGIDMAAVNSYKDGVVSRLYKGLQGLVGSAKKITFVAGAGKLVGKNVVEVDGKRYTGRNVVLASGSYAKSLPGLEVDGERIITSDHALTLDRVPASAIVLGGGVIGVEFASVWKSFGVDVTIVEALPRLVAAEDEESSKALERAFRKRKINFKVGKPFEKVEKTDKGVKLTIQGGDTVEAELLLVAVGRGPNTADLGYEEQGVKMDRGYVLTDERLRTSVPNVYAVGDIVPGLQLAHRGFQQGIFVAEEIAGKTPAVIDEVGIPRVTYSDPELASVGLTEAKAKEQYGADKVKTYNYNLGGNGKSQILKTAGHVKLVRVDDGPVVGVHMVGARVGELIGEAQLIYNWEAYPAEVAQLVHAHPTQNEALGEAHLALAGKPLHAHA; encoded by the coding sequence GTGAGCGAGCCGAACGACACGACCTTCGACATCGTCATCCTCGGAGGTGGTAGCGGCGGCTACGCGGCGGCGCTGCGTGCCGCCCAGCTTGACCTCTCCGTCGCGCTCGTCGAGAAGGGCAAGCTCGGCGGCACCTGCCTGCACAACGGGTGCATCCCCACCAAGGCGCTGCTGCACGCCGCCGAGATCGCCGACCAGACCCGCGAGTCCGAGCAGTTCGGCGTGAAGGCCGAGCTGGTGGGCATCGACATGGCGGCGGTCAACTCGTACAAGGACGGCGTGGTCTCCCGCCTCTACAAGGGTCTCCAGGGTCTGGTGGGCAGCGCCAAGAAGATCACCTTCGTGGCCGGCGCCGGCAAGCTGGTCGGCAAGAACGTGGTCGAGGTCGACGGCAAGCGCTACACCGGCCGCAACGTCGTGCTGGCCTCCGGCTCGTACGCCAAGAGCCTGCCCGGCCTGGAGGTCGACGGCGAGCGGATCATCACCAGCGACCACGCCCTCACCCTGGACCGGGTCCCCGCGTCGGCGATCGTGCTCGGCGGCGGCGTGATCGGCGTCGAGTTCGCCAGCGTCTGGAAGTCCTTCGGCGTCGACGTGACCATCGTCGAGGCGCTGCCCCGCCTGGTGGCGGCCGAGGACGAGGAGTCGTCGAAGGCGCTGGAGCGGGCGTTCCGCAAGCGGAAGATCAACTTCAAGGTCGGCAAGCCGTTCGAGAAGGTCGAGAAGACCGACAAGGGCGTCAAGCTGACCATCCAGGGCGGCGACACGGTCGAGGCCGAGCTGCTGCTGGTCGCCGTCGGTCGCGGCCCGAACACCGCCGACCTCGGCTACGAGGAGCAGGGCGTCAAGATGGACCGCGGCTACGTGCTGACCGACGAGCGGCTGCGCACCAGCGTGCCGAACGTCTACGCGGTCGGCGACATCGTGCCCGGCCTCCAGCTCGCGCACCGCGGTTTCCAGCAGGGCATCTTCGTCGCCGAGGAGATCGCCGGGAAGACCCCGGCCGTGATCGACGAGGTCGGCATCCCGCGCGTCACCTACTCCGACCCGGAGCTGGCCTCGGTCGGCCTGACCGAGGCGAAGGCCAAGGAGCAGTACGGCGCCGACAAGGTCAAGACCTACAACTACAACCTCGGCGGCAACGGCAAGAGCCAGATCCTCAAGACCGCCGGCCACGTGAAGCTGGTCCGGGTGGACGACGGCCCGGTGGTCGGCGTGCACATGGTCGGCGCCCGGGTCGGCGAGCTGATCGGCGAGGCGCAGCTCATCTACAACTGGGAGGCCTACCCGGCCGAGGTGGCGCAGCTCGTGCACGCCCACCCGACCCAGAACGAGGCCCTGGGTGAGGCGCACCTGGCCCTGGCCGGCAAGCCGCTGCACGCGCACGCCTGA
- a CDS encoding leucyl aminopeptidase produces MTSPRTTLSLVDTDPAELAVDAIVIGVHSQTTEAGHGAPADALLLASGAESIAAAFDGKLTETLALLGATGGPGEVIKLATLGTVTAPVVVAVGLGAEPSGAAPAPESLRRAAGAAVRALAGAPRVALALPLPDDADAPAALRAVAEGALLGGYRFAGYKTKPQPARREPVAEVLVAVPDAADATALAEVARAQAVAGAVRTSRDWVNTAPNELRPPAFADAVATAAREAGLEVEVLDEAALAAGGYGGIMAVGQGSEAPPRLVKLTYTPAGGGSGKRVALVGKGITFDTGGISIKPAQGMWEMKSDMAGAAAVGATMLAVAALKPSVAVTGYLPMAENMPSGTSYRPGDVISMYNGKKVEVLNTDAEGRMVLADAMARACEDGADYLFETSTLTGGQVIALGKRIAGVMGTPELCERVRVAGDSTGEPAWPMPLPDDVRKGMESDVADISQVNAGMDRAGHMLQGGVFLREFVTDEVSWAHIDIAGPGYHSGEATGYWTKGGTGVPVRTLLALVDDVATNG; encoded by the coding sequence GTGACATCGCCCCGCACCACCCTCAGCCTGGTCGACACCGACCCCGCCGAACTCGCCGTCGACGCGATCGTGATCGGCGTGCACAGCCAGACCACCGAAGCGGGCCACGGCGCACCCGCCGACGCCCTGCTCCTGGCCAGCGGCGCGGAGAGCATCGCCGCCGCGTTCGACGGCAAGCTGACCGAGACGCTGGCTCTGCTCGGCGCGACAGGTGGCCCCGGCGAGGTGATCAAGCTGGCCACGCTGGGCACGGTGACCGCCCCGGTGGTCGTCGCCGTCGGGCTCGGCGCGGAGCCCTCGGGCGCCGCTCCCGCTCCCGAGTCCCTGCGCCGGGCCGCCGGCGCGGCGGTCCGGGCGCTGGCCGGCGCGCCGCGGGTCGCCCTCGCCCTGCCGCTGCCGGACGACGCCGACGCCCCGGCCGCGCTGCGCGCGGTCGCCGAGGGCGCGCTGCTCGGCGGCTACCGGTTCGCCGGCTACAAGACCAAGCCGCAGCCGGCCCGGCGGGAGCCGGTGGCCGAGGTGCTGGTCGCGGTGCCGGACGCGGCCGACGCGACCGCCCTGGCCGAGGTGGCCCGGGCGCAGGCGGTGGCCGGCGCGGTGCGGACCAGCCGGGACTGGGTGAACACCGCCCCGAACGAGCTGCGCCCGCCGGCGTTCGCCGACGCCGTGGCGACCGCCGCCCGGGAGGCCGGCCTGGAGGTCGAGGTGCTCGACGAGGCGGCGCTGGCCGCCGGCGGCTACGGCGGCATCATGGCCGTCGGCCAGGGCTCGGAGGCCCCGCCACGGTTGGTGAAGCTCACCTACACGCCGGCCGGTGGCGGCAGCGGCAAGCGGGTGGCGCTGGTCGGCAAGGGCATCACGTTCGACACCGGCGGCATCTCGATCAAGCCGGCGCAGGGCATGTGGGAGATGAAGTCGGACATGGCCGGCGCGGCGGCGGTCGGCGCGACCATGCTGGCGGTGGCGGCGCTCAAGCCGTCGGTGGCCGTCACCGGCTACCTGCCGATGGCGGAGAACATGCCGTCGGGCACCAGCTACCGGCCCGGCGACGTGATCAGCATGTACAACGGCAAGAAGGTGGAGGTGCTCAACACCGACGCCGAGGGCCGGATGGTCCTGGCCGACGCCATGGCGCGGGCCTGCGAGGACGGCGCGGACTACCTGTTCGAGACCTCGACGCTGACCGGCGGCCAGGTGATCGCGCTGGGCAAGCGGATCGCCGGCGTGATGGGCACCCCGGAGCTGTGCGAGCGGGTCCGGGTGGCCGGCGACTCGACCGGCGAGCCGGCCTGGCCGATGCCGCTGCCGGACGACGTGCGCAAGGGCATGGAGTCGGACGTCGCCGACATCTCCCAGGTCAACGCCGGCATGGACCGGGCCGGGCACATGCTCCAGGGCGGGGTCTTCCTGCGCGAGTTCGTCACCGACGAGGTGTCGTGGGCGCACATCGACATCGCCGGCCCCGGCTACCACTCGGGCGAGGCGACCGGCTACTGGACCAAGGGCGGCACCGGCGTCCCCGTCCGCACCCTGCTCGCGCTGGTCGATGACGTCGCCACCAACGGCTGA
- the gcvT gene encoding glycine cleavage system aminomethyltransferase GcvT, with translation MTEVTSDAAETRLRRSPLHERHTALGAKFAPFGGWQMPLEYAGGGVLKEHTAVRTAVGVFDVSHLGKIRVTGAGAADFVNACLTNDLGRIAPGQAQYTLCCDDATGGVVDDIIAYLHADDHVFLVPNAANTAEVARRLRAAAPGGVTVADEHEAYAVLAVQGPGSADLLAALGLPTGHDYMSFSTATLAGVELTVCRTGYTGELGYELVVPAEHAVAVWDAIFATGADVRACGLAARDTLRTEMGYPLHGQDLSLDITPVQGRSGWAVGWDKPAFWGRDALRAEKAAGPARTLRGLTAVDRAIPRPGMTVHAGDRQVGVVTSGTFSPTLKHGVALALIDTDPKLPDGEEVEVDIRGRRARMRMTKPPFVQPSVR, from the coding sequence ATGACCGAGGTGACCTCCGACGCCGCCGAGACCCGGCTGCGCCGTTCCCCGCTGCACGAGCGACACACCGCGCTCGGCGCGAAGTTCGCCCCCTTCGGCGGCTGGCAGATGCCCCTGGAGTACGCCGGCGGCGGCGTGCTGAAGGAGCACACGGCCGTGCGTACCGCTGTGGGCGTCTTCGACGTCTCGCACCTGGGCAAGATCCGGGTCACCGGCGCCGGGGCGGCGGACTTCGTCAACGCCTGCCTCACCAACGACCTCGGCCGGATCGCGCCCGGCCAGGCGCAGTACACGCTCTGCTGCGACGACGCGACCGGCGGCGTGGTCGACGACATCATCGCCTACCTGCACGCCGACGATCACGTCTTCCTGGTGCCCAACGCGGCGAACACCGCGGAGGTGGCCCGCCGGCTGCGCGCCGCCGCGCCGGGCGGCGTGACCGTCGCCGACGAGCACGAGGCGTACGCGGTGCTCGCGGTCCAGGGGCCGGGCTCGGCGGACCTGCTCGCCGCGCTCGGGCTGCCCACCGGGCACGACTACATGAGCTTCTCCACCGCGACCCTGGCCGGGGTCGAGCTGACCGTGTGCCGGACCGGTTACACCGGCGAGCTGGGCTACGAGCTGGTCGTGCCGGCCGAGCACGCGGTGGCCGTCTGGGACGCGATCTTCGCCACCGGGGCCGACGTGCGCGCCTGCGGCCTGGCCGCGCGGGACACGCTGCGCACCGAGATGGGCTACCCGCTGCACGGGCAGGACCTCTCCCTCGACATCACCCCGGTGCAGGGCCGCTCCGGCTGGGCGGTGGGCTGGGACAAGCCGGCCTTCTGGGGCCGGGACGCGTTGCGCGCCGAGAAGGCCGCCGGCCCGGCCCGTACGCTGCGTGGCCTCACCGCGGTCGACCGGGCCATCCCGCGCCCCGGCATGACCGTGCACGCCGGCGACCGGCAGGTCGGCGTGGTCACCAGCGGCACGTTCAGCCCGACGCTCAAGCACGGCGTCGCGCTCGCCCTGATCGACACCGACCCGAAGCTGCCCGACGGCGAGGAAGTGGAGGTGGACATCCGGGGCCGCCGCGCCCGGATGCGGATGACGAAGCCGCCGTTCGTCCAGCCCTCGGTCCGCTGA
- a CDS encoding DUF2314 domain-containing protein codes for MLITDDFLPVPVPESLDATYLVPIEGLPRVSPKTAVEGLAGRLAAPVHGLAKQMLDSPLMSVDTRTVDEFPELPPDLLAAFGATEEQLARLAAATHLVVVQAEYRPGWPPAHEWAARAVAAAVAETVGGDVVDVFGLQFLDPAAALRSLPDEHGRIRLVDWVLVPYSSDADGLWFTTKGLRRFGLLELQAQGVPDHLTRAWGAVMTGAARRLLRDWTDGLSGEEVPAFVQLPVLATVTGHDIAVAYGNPEQHGATAPVLLRLELDPATDPDADSFLSLNPPAGHPGPPGRYFAAACATLFNGIQPDVRYTRTGDAMSRAVATARESLGDIRARFLAGGLPDESQLVVKYGLPGDEGPEYVWAGVTSWDAPERIVGASATDANSDPSVRIGSPVVVEASDVVDWAVLDGTGVLEGGWTQAVLDAGERLRED; via the coding sequence ATGCTGATCACGGACGACTTCCTGCCCGTACCGGTGCCGGAGTCGCTCGACGCGACCTACCTGGTGCCGATCGAGGGGCTGCCACGGGTCAGCCCGAAGACGGCGGTGGAGGGGCTGGCCGGGCGGCTGGCCGCGCCCGTGCACGGGCTGGCCAAGCAGATGCTGGACAGCCCCCTGATGAGCGTGGACACCCGCACCGTCGACGAGTTCCCCGAGTTGCCGCCGGATCTGCTCGCCGCGTTCGGGGCGACCGAGGAGCAGTTGGCCCGGCTGGCCGCCGCCACCCACCTGGTGGTGGTGCAGGCCGAATACCGGCCGGGCTGGCCGCCGGCGCACGAGTGGGCGGCCCGGGCGGTCGCCGCGGCGGTGGCCGAGACGGTCGGCGGGGACGTGGTCGACGTGTTCGGGCTCCAGTTCCTCGACCCGGCCGCCGCGCTGCGCTCGCTGCCGGACGAGCACGGCCGGATCCGGCTGGTCGACTGGGTGCTGGTGCCCTACTCCTCGGACGCCGACGGCCTCTGGTTCACCACCAAGGGGCTGCGCCGGTTCGGGCTGCTGGAGTTGCAGGCGCAGGGCGTGCCGGACCATCTCACCCGGGCCTGGGGCGCGGTGATGACCGGGGCGGCCCGGCGGCTGCTGCGGGACTGGACCGACGGGCTGTCCGGCGAGGAGGTGCCCGCGTTCGTGCAGCTCCCGGTGCTGGCCACGGTGACCGGGCACGACATCGCGGTCGCGTACGGCAATCCGGAGCAGCACGGCGCGACGGCGCCGGTGCTGCTGCGCCTGGAGCTGGACCCGGCCACCGACCCGGACGCCGACTCGTTCCTCAGCCTGAACCCGCCGGCCGGTCACCCGGGGCCGCCCGGCCGCTACTTCGCCGCCGCGTGCGCGACGCTGTTCAACGGCATCCAGCCCGACGTCCGCTACACCCGCACCGGTGACGCGATGAGTCGGGCGGTGGCGACCGCCCGGGAGTCGCTCGGCGACATCCGGGCCCGGTTCCTGGCCGGCGGGCTGCCGGACGAGAGCCAGCTCGTGGTCAAGTACGGCCTGCCCGGCGACGAGGGCCCGGAGTACGTCTGGGCCGGCGTGACGTCGTGGGACGCCCCGGAGCGGATCGTCGGCGCGAGCGCCACCGACGCCAACAGCGACCCGAGCGTGCGGATCGGCTCCCCGGTCGTCGTCGAGGCGTCCGACGTGGTCGACTGGGCCGTCCTGGACGGCACCGGCGTGCTGGAGGGCGGCTGGACCCAGGCCGTCCTCGACGCCGGCGAGCGCCTGCGCGAGGACTGA
- a CDS encoding adenosylcobinamide-GDP ribazoletransferase, translating to MPTEPRLADGVRLALTTFTTAPVRAGRVDRATAGTAMALAPAVGALLGGVLGGALLVTGALAPPLVAAGVTVGLGALLTRGLHLDGLADTVDALGSYRRGPAALEIMKQPDVGPFGVVALVVVLLLQTAVLAELAGRDAPAALAAVVAATATGRLAAGLACRRGVPAARPDGLGALVAGTVGWGALTLGALAVALLAAPAVPGRPWQGPLAVLAALAVAAGLLRHLVGRFGGITGDVLGALVEVVTTLSYLGLVLTG from the coding sequence GTGCCGACTGAGCCCCGGCTCGCCGACGGCGTCCGGCTGGCGCTGACCACGTTCACCACCGCGCCGGTGCGCGCCGGCCGGGTCGACCGGGCCACGGCCGGCACCGCGATGGCACTGGCCCCGGCCGTCGGCGCGCTGCTCGGCGGGGTTCTCGGCGGGGCGCTGCTGGTGACCGGGGCGCTCGCCCCACCGCTGGTCGCGGCCGGGGTCACGGTCGGGCTCGGCGCGCTGCTCACCCGGGGCCTGCACCTGGACGGGCTGGCCGACACCGTGGACGCGCTCGGCTCCTACCGGCGGGGACCGGCCGCGCTGGAGATCATGAAACAGCCGGACGTCGGCCCGTTCGGGGTGGTCGCGCTGGTGGTCGTACTCCTGCTCCAGACCGCCGTGCTGGCGGAGCTGGCCGGGCGGGACGCGCCGGCCGCGCTCGCCGCGGTGGTCGCGGCCACCGCGACCGGGCGGCTGGCCGCCGGTTTGGCCTGCCGCCGCGGCGTGCCGGCGGCCCGGCCGGACGGGCTGGGCGCGCTGGTGGCCGGGACGGTGGGGTGGGGCGCCCTGACGCTCGGCGCGCTCGCGGTGGCGTTGCTGGCCGCGCCCGCGGTGCCGGGCCGCCCGTGGCAGGGGCCGCTCGCCGTGCTCGCCGCGCTCGCCGTCGCGGCCGGGCTCCTGCGGCACCTGGTAGGCCGCTTCGGCGGCATCACCGGCGACGTCCTCGGCGCCCTGGTGGAGGTCGTCACCACGCTGTCCTACCTGGGACTGGTGCTGACCGGCTGA
- a CDS encoding bifunctional adenosylcobinamide kinase/adenosylcobinamide-phosphate guanylyltransferase, with the protein MSVDGWHTLLVLGGIRSGKSGFAESLVADAPMVRYVATAPAGDPDDTEWAARLATHRARRPGSWTTEETAADPGRLAEVITAAGPHDTLLVDDLGGWVTVLLDPTHQPADDTATIAELASAVRASEARLVLVSPEVGLSLVPTTPLGRAFTDALGATNRAVADACDAVVLVVAGQTAWLKPTAAPAPPVHAAPPAHAAPQPGHGTPADLDQAGTPAWAGTDRSTTSTGRRPGSVAPDAPLPEVLTPAATPPPAAPGGGTAGGGDWAAPTMALPMIATGLVIQPGMELPMPDDYTGPQAVDRLATLDLPGAGLGVLEQVVGFAAATQGTATPRPWDEVRVLLLHGDHAGGASAGAVPGESARRARQARAGQGALARLAAQNGASLQVVEAPGSAAFEDGPALDADQVESALRYGWRLAEQAADAGVQLLVLAACGAGAEAAAAAVLAATAGAEPPAVLGRVVTEQGEIDDNAWMVRCAAVRDALHRTRRSPREAKDILAELGGGDIAMATGVLLGATARRVPVLLDGPVGTAAGMVSRDLAGQARHWCLLPDHGGRPGVRLAADVLGLTPLLDLRLDLGEGATALAALPLLRSALTLAASLPTHPSLGGGEDGSHPGPGPAGPADEPDFAEPEPAGPGPATVGSDEPVSPGRRAD; encoded by the coding sequence ATGTCCGTTGACGGGTGGCACACCCTCCTGGTGCTCGGCGGTATCCGCTCCGGCAAGTCCGGGTTCGCCGAGTCGTTGGTCGCCGACGCGCCCATGGTCCGCTACGTGGCCACCGCCCCCGCCGGTGACCCGGACGACACCGAGTGGGCGGCCCGCCTCGCCACGCACCGGGCCCGACGGCCGGGGAGCTGGACCACCGAGGAGACGGCGGCGGACCCGGGCCGGCTGGCCGAGGTGATCACCGCCGCCGGCCCGCACGACACGCTGCTCGTGGACGACCTGGGCGGCTGGGTGACGGTGCTGCTCGACCCCACCCACCAGCCGGCCGACGACACCGCCACCATCGCCGAGCTGGCCTCGGCGGTGCGGGCCAGCGAGGCGCGGCTGGTGCTGGTCAGCCCCGAGGTCGGGCTGTCGCTGGTGCCCACCACGCCGCTGGGCCGGGCGTTCACCGACGCGCTGGGCGCGACAAACCGCGCGGTGGCCGACGCCTGCGACGCGGTCGTGCTCGTGGTCGCCGGGCAGACCGCCTGGCTCAAGCCCACCGCCGCTCCGGCACCGCCCGTCCACGCCGCGCCGCCCGCCCACGCCGCACCGCAGCCGGGCCACGGCACGCCGGCCGACCTCGACCAGGCCGGCACGCCGGCGTGGGCCGGGACGGACCGGTCGACCACGTCCACCGGGCGTCGACCGGGAAGCGTCGCGCCGGACGCGCCGCTGCCGGAGGTGCTCACTCCCGCCGCGACGCCGCCGCCGGCCGCGCCGGGCGGCGGCACGGCCGGCGGCGGGGACTGGGCGGCGCCCACCATGGCTCTGCCGATGATCGCCACCGGCCTGGTCATCCAGCCCGGCATGGAACTGCCGATGCCGGACGACTACACCGGCCCGCAGGCGGTCGACCGGCTCGCCACCCTGGACCTCCCCGGCGCCGGCCTCGGCGTGCTGGAACAGGTGGTCGGCTTCGCCGCCGCCACCCAGGGCACCGCGACCCCCCGACCCTGGGACGAGGTCCGGGTGCTGCTGCTGCACGGCGACCACGCCGGCGGGGCGTCCGCCGGCGCGGTGCCCGGCGAGTCCGCCCGGCGGGCCCGACAGGCCCGCGCCGGGCAGGGCGCGCTGGCCCGGCTGGCGGCCCAGAACGGCGCCAGTCTCCAGGTGGTCGAGGCCCCCGGGTCGGCGGCGTTCGAGGACGGCCCGGCGCTCGACGCCGACCAGGTCGAGTCGGCGCTGCGCTACGGCTGGCGACTGGCCGAGCAGGCCGCCGACGCCGGCGTACAGCTGCTGGTGCTGGCGGCCTGCGGGGCCGGCGCCGAGGCGGCCGCCGCGGCGGTGCTGGCGGCCACCGCCGGCGCGGAACCGCCGGCGGTGCTCGGCCGGGTGGTGACCGAGCAGGGCGAGATCGACGACAACGCCTGGATGGTCCGCTGCGCGGCCGTGCGGGACGCGCTGCACCGCACCCGGCGCTCCCCCCGTGAGGCCAAGGACATCCTGGCCGAGCTGGGCGGCGGCGACATCGCGATGGCCACCGGCGTGCTGCTCGGGGCCACCGCCCGGCGGGTCCCCGTGCTGCTGGACGGCCCGGTCGGCACCGCCGCCGGCATGGTCAGCCGCGACCTGGCCGGGCAGGCCCGGCACTGGTGCCTGCTGCCCGACCATGGCGGCCGGCCCGGCGTGCGGCTCGCCGCCGACGTGCTCGGCCTGACGCCGCTGCTGGATCTCCGCCTCGACCTGGGCGAGGGCGCGACCGCGCTGGCCGCCCTGCCGCTGCTGCGCTCGGCGCTCACGCTCGCCGCCAGCCTGCCGACGCACCCGTCCCTGGGCGGCGGCGAGGACGGGAGCCACCCCGGGCCCGGGCCGGCCGGACCGGCGGACGAGCCGGACTTCGCCGAACCGGAGCCCGCCGGGCCGGGGCCCGCCACCGTCGGCTCCGACGAGCCGGTGTCGCCCGGCCGCCGTGCCGACTGA
- a CDS encoding transposase has translation MAGGKTVAAQRQAWLVFEDEAGQTLRPPKARTWGRRGRTPVVPVSGKGSGRVSIAGLTCYRPGERSRLIYRTIVHRGRKNERRSFSERDYIALLDAAHQQLGGPIVCVWDNLNTHVSAAMRQMINARDWLHVIRLPAYAPDLNPTEGVWSHLKRSIGNLAVTGVDHLLAIIKNRLKSIQYRPDLLDGFLAHTGLTLEPDTT, from the coding sequence GTGGCCGGCGGGAAAACGGTAGCGGCGCAGCGACAGGCGTGGCTGGTCTTCGAGGACGAGGCCGGTCAGACGCTGCGCCCTCCGAAGGCCCGCACCTGGGGCCGACGCGGCCGCACCCCGGTCGTCCCGGTGTCCGGCAAGGGGTCCGGTCGCGTGTCGATCGCCGGGTTGACCTGTTACCGGCCCGGCGAACGGTCCCGGTTGATCTACCGCACGATCGTGCACCGCGGCCGCAAGAACGAACGACGCAGCTTCAGCGAACGCGACTACATCGCCCTGCTCGACGCCGCCCACCAGCAGCTCGGCGGCCCGATCGTGTGCGTCTGGGACAACCTGAACACCCACGTCTCCGCCGCCATGCGGCAGATGATCAACGCCCGGGACTGGCTCCACGTCATTCGGCTCCCCGCCTACGCCCCCGACCTGAACCCGACCGAGGGCGTCTGGTCTCACCTGAAACGCAGCATCGGCAACCTCGCCGTCACCGGCGTCGACCACCTCCTTGCGATCATCAAGAATCGGCTCAAGAGCATCCAGTACCGACCCGACCTACTCGACGGGTTCCTCGCTCACACCGGCCTGACCCTCGAACCCGACACAACCTGA